The Phycisphaeraceae bacterium genome segment CGGGAAGAATCGACGCCGCCAGGATCGCGTACCCGCCGCCGGAGACGCCGGGACCGAGGATGGTCGCCGCCAGCGCGATGGCCATGCCCAGCATTCCGAACAGGTTGCCGCGACGCGCCGTTTCCGGGTGCGACAACCCGCCCAGCGAGAGGATGAAGAGCACGCCGGCGGTCAGGTAGGCGCTGGTGACCAGTTCGTGGGAGAGCAACCGTCACCTCCGGAACATGGCGAGCATCCTCGACGTGACGAGGAAGCCGCCGGCGATGTTGATGGCCGCGATGAAGACGGCGACCGCCCCGAGCACCGTGGGGGCCGAGAGCGGCGCGCCCGACACCTGCAGCATGCCGCCGATCAGGATGATGCCGCTGATGGCGTTGGTCACGCTCATCAGCGGGGTGTGCAGCGCGGGGGTGACGTTCCACACCACCTGCCACCCCACGATGCACGCCAGGATGAACACCGTGAAGTGATTGAGAAACGAGGAGTCGCCCACCAGACCCGCGGCGATCAGCCCGAGGCCGGCGAGCAGCGTCCACGCCAGTCCGCCCGATCTCCTGGTCGTGGCGGCAGCACCCCGGGCGGCGAGTTCCTTCGGCTTGACGTCCACCGATGGCGGGCGTTCATGCACCACCGGCTGCTCGGCCGGCTTGGGCTTCGGGGGCGGCCAGGTGAGCCGGCCCTGATGAAGCACCGTGGCGCCGCGGACGACCTCGTCCTCCAGGTCGATGTGGAAGTTCGTGCCGCCGCCCATCTCCTCGAGCAGGTTCACCAGGGTGGTGCCATACAACTGGCTGGCGGTGCTGGCCATGCGGCTGGGCAGGTCGGTGTAGCCGATGATGGTCACCCCGGAGTGGACGGTTTTCTCGCCCGGCGTGGTCAGGGCGCAGTTGCCGCCCTGCTCCGCCGCCAGGTCGACGATGACCGAGCCCTCCTTCATGCTCTCCACCATGCCGGCGGTGATGAGCTTGGGGGCCTCTTTTCCGGGAATCAGGGCGGTGGTGATGATGATGTCCACGTCCATCGCCTGCTGGGCGAAAAGGGCCATTTCGGCCTCGATGAAAGCGTCGCTCATGACCTTGGCGTAGCCGCCTTCGCCGGAGCCCTCCTCCTCGAACTGAAGTTCGAGAAACTCCGCGCCCATGCTCTGAATCTGCTCCTTCACCTCGCGTCGCACGTCGAAGGCCCGCACCACCGCGCCCAGCCCGCGGGCCGCGCCGATGGCCGCCAGACCCGCCACGCCCGCCCCGATCACCAGCACCTTGGCTGGGTTGATCCTGCCCGCGGCGGTGATCTGCCCGGCGAAGAAGCTGGGGAACGCGTTGGCCGCCTCGATGACCGCCCTGTACCCCGCCAGGTTGGCCATGGCCGAGAGGGCGTCCATCTTCTGCGCCCGCGTGATGCGGGGCACGCAGTCCATCGCCAGCGCGGTGACCTTTCGCGACCCCAGCAGGGCCAGCAGGGGTTTGTTCTGAGCCGGCCAGAGGAAGCAGATGAGAATGCCTCCCTCGCGGATCAGGTCCGCCTCGAACATGCCCGTGGCGGGGTTGGCTTCCGGAGCGCGGACCTTCAGGATGATGTCCGGCTCTCCCCACACCTTCCGCGGGTCGGACTCGATGGTCGCGCCCGCCTCGGCGTAGGCGGCGTCGGAAAAATCGGCGGCCTTGCCGGCGCCCTGCTCCACCACCACCTCGAAACCCATCTTGACCAGGCGCACCACGGTCTGGGGCGTGGCGGCGGCGCGACGTTCGCCAGGCGCGACTTCTTTCGGGATGCCGATCTTCATCAACGGTGATCCGGGTGCGATTCCAAGACCTGCGGGACGGTGTGCCGGAGTCGTGGGAAAGGACTATCGTGCCCCGGTCGCGGCCGGAATCAACCTTCGGCGATTCCCTGATTCGACTGTACGTTTTGGCCTGTCGGGACGTGTCGCCTGTCACAGGCGCCGGATTCCTGGGTCACGGATGGCCCGCGGCGGTTATAGTGGAGGCGCCTCCGGACTTCCGGTTGCGAGGAGTCGCCGCATGGTGAGTTTCACGTGGTTCGTGACGGGCATGGTCGCGGCTGCCGCCGGATCGGGGTCGCCTGACAAGGTGGACTTCGTCACCCAGATCAGGCCCATCTTCGAGTCGCGCTGCATCGAGTGCCACGGCGAGCGGGTCAAGAAGGGCGGTCTGCGGCTGGATCGACGAAGTCAGGTGTTCCACGCAGGCGGGCCTGACAAGTGGGCCATCAGGCCGGGTGATCCCGCCGGCAGCGCGGTGTTCGAGCGCATCTCGCTGCCCGCCGACGACCTGGACATCATGCCCGCCGAGGGCGACCCGCTGACTCCCGCGCAGATCGACCTGATCCGCCGCTGGATCGAAGAAGGGGCCGAATGGCCCGAGGACGCTCCTGAGCAGGGCAAGGAGGACGCCCGCGTGGTCATTCCGCCTCTCACGACGGCGGAGCAGGCCGCCGAAGCCGCGGCGATCGAACGCCTGCGCCAGCGCGGCGTGCTGGCGCAGCGCATCGCCAGCGACACCAGTGCGTTGTACGTCAATTTCTCCCTGTTGGGGAAGGAACTGACCGGCGATGACCTGACGCTGCTCGCCGGGCTGGAGCCGACGCTGGCGTGGCTCAATCTGGGGCGCACGCCCGTCAAGGATGAGTGGCTTTCGCACCTGCCGCGCTTCAGGCAGTTGCGACGCATTCACCTGCAGCAGAGCGGTGTGACGGATGAAGGGCTCAGGCACCTGGCGCCGCTGGAGGAACTGCGATACCTCAACCTCTACGGTACGAATGTGACGGACGCCGGGCTGGCCCACCTGCGGAAACTCGCCAAACTCCGCAACCTGTATCTGTGGCGGACGGGCGTGACGGAGGAAGGCGTGTCGGCGCTGCAAGCCGTGCTGCCCGAACTGCGCATCGACACGGGAAGGGGCACGCTGGTGACGCCGGTGGAAACCGCGGCGGAATCGGCTCAGCGCGAACTCACCTGCTGTGAGAAAGCCAAGGCCGCGGGCAAGGAGTGTGACCACCCCTGCTGCATCGAGGCGGCGAAGAAGGGTGAGGTGTGCCTGAAGTGCAACCCCAAGGGAGCGCCAGGGCCGTGACGGGGCGGGCGCGGGCGAGCGTGGTGGCTGCTCTCGTCGTCACGGTGGGCGCAACCGTGGGTGAAAGCCGCGTTTCGCCCGATCCGATCGTGATCGACTTCACCCGCGACATCCGCCCGATCCTCTCGAACAACTGCTTCAAATGTCACGGGCCGGATGAGGCCACGCGCCAGGCGGGTTTGCGGCTTGATACGCGCGATGGCGCCGTGGCGGCGCTGCGCTCGGGAGCGTTCGCCGTGACTCCCGGCGACCCTGCGTCCAGTGAGCTGCTCGCGCGCGTCCTGCACGTCGATGACGGGAGACGGATGCCGCCGCCCGAGACGGGACGCGCGCTGAGCGGGGGCGAGATCGACCTGCTCCGCCGGTGGATCGAGCAGGGGGCCGAGTACCAGCCGCACTGGGCGTTCGTGCCGCCCGTGCGGGCTGAGCCGCCCGCGGTGCGGCAGCATGACTGGCCGACCAACTTCATCGATCACTTCGTTCTGTCCCGGCTGGAGCGGGAGGGGCTGGCGCCGTCACCGCCGTCGGATCGGGCCACGCTTCTTCGACGACTTTCGCTGGACCTGATCGGGCTGCCGCCCACGCCGGAGGAGGTCGCCGCGTTCGAGCGGGATGAACGCCCGGATGCCTACGAGCGCGTGGTGGATCGGCTGCTCGCTTCTCCTCACTACGGCGAGCGCTGGGCCCGCGTATGGCTCGACCAGGCCCGCTACGCCGACACCAAGGGGTACGAGGCGGATCGGCGGCGCACCATCTGGCCCTGGCGCGACTGGGTGATCGACGCCCTCAACGCCGACATGCCATTCGACCAGTTCACGCTGGAGCAGCTCGCCGGCGATCTGCTGCCCGATCCATCGCCATCACAACTGGTGGCGACGGCCTTTCATCGAAACACCATGAACAACGACGAGGGCGGTACGGATGACGAGGAGTTCCGCGTCGCCGCCGTGGTGGACCGCGTCAATACGACCATGCAGACGTGGATGGGTCTCACGATGGGCTGCGCTCAGTGCCACACCCACAAGTACGACCCGATCACGCAGCGCGAGTACTACCAGTTCTACGCGGCGTTCAACCAGACGACGGACGCCGATCAGCCCGACGAGTCGCCCACGATGGCGGTCATCACGCGCGACCTGGCGCGGCGGCTCGGCGCGATCGACGCGGAGCTGGCTGAAGCAAGATCGCAGCTCGAAGCGGAGACGCCGGAGATTCGCGCGGAGCGTGAGCGGTGGATCGCCGCCCATGCCGGACGCGCCGTGGAATGGGTGACCCTGACGCCCGAGTGGATCATGTCCACGCACGGGGCGGAGTTGACGAAACTGGACGACGGATCAGTGCTTGTTCACGGCGCGTCCGTGCCGTCGGATGAGTACGTCATCTCCACGTCCACGTCGCTGCGCGGCATGACGGCGCTGCGGCTGGAAGTGCTGCCGGATGACCGGCTGCCGGGCCCCGGCCCGGGCCGCACCGCACATGGCAACTTCGTTCTGACGGAACTGCTTGCTTCGGCGTGGCCGAGCGGCGCGACGCACCGCGCGCCCAGGGCCCGATTCGTGCGCATCGACCTGCCGGGCTCGGGGCGCATCCTTTCGCTGGCGGAGGTGCAGGTCTTCAGCGGGCTGGACAACATCGCACCGAGCGGCAGGGCGGATCAGTCCAGCGTGGACTTCGAGGGTGACCCGTCGCGCGCCATCGACGGCGTCGTGAGCGGGCGGTACGAAGACAACTCCGTCACCCACACGCGGACCGAAACCGACCCGTGGTGGTCGCTCGACCTGGGCGAAGCGCGGCGGATTGAGCATCTCGTGATCTGGAATCGCACCGATGGCGCGCTGCACGAGCGTCTGCGTGGCGCGCACGTGACGCTTCTTGATGACAACGGAGCGGAGGTGTGGCGTGCGGAGATCACCAGGCCGACGCGCGAGCGCCTGATTCTTGACACCGCGGGTGACCGACTTCTGCGATTCTCGGCCGCCCAGGCGACCTTCAGCCAATCAGAATGGGGTGTCGAGCGCGCCATCGACGGCGACCTGCGCCCGGGCAACGCGAGCCGCGGCTGGGCCGTGGGGCCTCGCTTCGGGGCGCCGCATCATGCGGTGTTCACCCTGGCGGACGATCTGGGCTTCGAGCCGGGCGTGCATCTGTCGTTCCGCCTTGTGCAGCGGTACGGCACGCAGCACACCATCGGGCGGTTCCGGCTCTCCGCCACGTCAGCGCCGCGCGAGATGCTGTCGCTGCCGCCCGAGGTGGCGTCCGCCCTGCTCGTGTCGGACCTCGATCGCCCGTTGGAGCAGCAGCGTGTTCTGAACGAGTACTTCCGCACCATCTCAACGGAACTGGCGCCGCTGCGCGAGCGCGTGGCCCGGCTCGAGCGGGAGCGCGAGCAACTGGCGCGCTCCGCCCCGGTCATCCCCGTCATGCGTGAACTTGAGCCGGAGCGGCGGCGCGTCACCCACATTCAACGGCGCGGCAACCACCGCGACCCCGGCGAAGTCGTCGAGCCGGACGTGCCCGCCGCGTTCCACCCCTGGCCGGAGGGTGCGCCGCGCGATCGACGGGGCATCGCCGCCTGGCTTACCAGTCGGGAGAATCCACTGACCGCGCGCGTCGCCGTCAACCGTTCCTGGGAGCAGTTGTTCGGGATGGGGCTTGTCGAGACGGTCGAGGATTTCGGCGTGCAGGGCGCGCTGCCGACCCACCCCGAGCTGCTCGATGCGCTGGCGGTCGAGTTCATGAACACCGGCTGGTCGATGAAGCAGCTGTGCCGGCTGATCGTCACCTCGGCGACCTATCGGCAATCGTCCGCCATCACGTCCGGGCATCTCACGGTCGATCCACAGAATCGACTGTTGTCGCGCGGCCCCAGGTTCCGTCTCGAGGCGGAGATGATCCGCGATCAGGCCCTGGCGGTGAGCGGATTGCTCAATGCCTCGATCGGCGGTCCGCCGGTGTTCCCCCCCCAGCCGGAGGGCGTGTGGTCGATTGTCTACAGCGACGATCGGTGGGTGACGACCGATGCCGATCGGCATCGGCGCGGGCTGTACACATTCTGGAGGCGGACAAGCCCGTATCCGTCGATGATGACGTTCGACGCAGGCAGCCGGGAATCGTGCCTGCCGCGCCGGCTGCGCACGAATACGCCCCTGCAGGCGTTTGTCACGCTCAACGATCCCGTGTATGTGGAGGCGGCTCAGGCGCTGGCGCGGCGCATGATGCGCGAGGGCGGGGCTGACGGGTCTGATCGTGTACGCCGCGGCATGCAACTCTGTCTCCTGCGTGATCCCACCGGGCAGGAGACGACGACCTTGCTGCGGCTGTACGAGGAAGCGCGGGCCGACCTGGCTGGTCGCCCCGAGGATGCGGATCGACTGGCGGGAGCGCTGCCTCGCGATGGACTGGATGTCATCGACCTTGCCGCGTGGACGACGGTGGCCAACGTGCTGCTCAACCTGGATGAGTTCCTGACCAAGAACTGAGAATCATGCCCGCGAACCCACGACACGACCTGATGCTTGACCCCCGGCTGGAGCATTACCGTCTCCTCACGCGCCGGCACTTCCTGGGTCGCTGTTCACTGGGCGTTGGCGGTCTCGCACTGGCCTCACTGCTGGGGGAGGCGCTGGGCGGCTCGGCCTCCGCGAACGCGCTGGCGGGCGATGGTCCGCTCGATCCGAAGTCGCCGCTCTTTGTTCCGCGTGCCCGGCGCGTGATCTACATGCACATGGCCGGATCGCCTCCCCAGCAGGACTTGTTCGACTTCAAGCCCCGGCTGACGGAACTGAACGGCCAGCCCTGCCCCGCCTCGCTGCTGGAGACGGAGCGGTTCGCCTTCATCAAGGGCCACCCGAAGATTCTCGCCTCGCCTTACAAGTTTCAGCGGCACGGTTCAAGCGGTGCGTGGGTGAGCGAACTGCTGCCGCACTTCTCGCAGGTGGTGGATGACGTCCTGTTCATCCGGTCAATGCACACCAGCGAGTTCAACCACGCCCCGGCGCAGTTGTTCCTGTACTCCGGCGCGCCGCGTCCCGGGCGTCCTTCGATGGGATCGTGGGCGGTGTACGGGCTGGGCACGGAGAACCAGAACCTGCCTGGATTCGTCGTGCTGGTGTCGGGCGGCAACAACCCGGATGCGGGCAAGAGCGTGTGGGGCAGCGGATTTCTTCCGAGCGTGTATCAGGGCGTGCAGTGCCGATCCAGCGGCGACCCGGTCCTCTATGTGTCCGACCCGCCCGGCATGTCGCGCGACCTGCGCCGGCGGGGGCTGGACGCCCTGCGCGAGATGAACGAGCTGGAGCACATCCGCAGCGGCGATCCCGAGACGCTCACCCGCATCGAGCAGTACGAACTGGCCTTCCGCATGCAGATGGCGGTGCCGGAGGTGATGAACATCGCCGACGAACCGAAGCACGTGCTTGATGCCTATGGCGCGCAGCCGGGCGCAAGCGGGGGGGCCTCCTTCGCCAACAACTGTCTGCTGGCTCGGCGTCTCATCGAGCAGGGCGTGCGCTTCGTGCAGCTTTTCGACTGGGGGTGGGACACGCACGGCACGGGGCGGAGCGACGACATCATCCACCAACTGCCCCTCAAGTGCCGGCAGGTGGATCAGCCCATGACCGCGCTGTTGCGCGACCTCAAGCAGCGCGGGCTGCTGGATGACACGCTCGTCGTCTGGAGCGGGGAGTTCGGACGCACCGCCATGAACGAGGAGCGCAACGGCTCCACGTTCCTCGGGCGGGATCACCATCCGCACTGCTTCACCATCTGGATGGCGGGGGGCGGCGTTCGGGCCGGGCATGTCCACGGCGAGACTGATGAGTTCGGCTACCGCATCGTCAAGGCGCCGGTCCACGTGCATGACCTGCAGGCCACCATCCTGCACCTGCTGGGGCTGGACCACGAACGGCTGGTCTACCGATATCAGGGGCGGGACTTCCGCCTGACGGACGTGCATGGCCGGGTCGTTCACGACCTGCTGGCGTGAATCGGAAGGATTTGTCCATCCGGCGCTTGCGGGGATTCGTTAGAATGCGGTGCTTGGAGGTTCTTTCGTGGGCACGCCCCGTCGCGCGATGACATCGTTCGGGCTGACGGCCCTGGCGCTCAGCGCCGGAGCGATCGGCCTGTCATCATTCGGTTCCGCGGCGCTCAGCACCCGGTACGCGGCGCCAGGCGCGTCGTTCCCGGCGCCCTCGAACGAGGGCGCTCGCGGTTCCGAGATCCCCTCCTACAACCGCCAAGTCCGGCCGATCCTGTCGGACAAGTGCTTCAAGTGCCACGGGCCGGATTCGGCCGCCCGTCAGGGGGGGTTGCGGTTGGATTCCTTCGACGGCGCCACGGCGCTGCGCGAGGGTTGGGCAGCGATCATGCCCGGCGACCCGGACGCGAGCGAACTGATCCGCCGCGTCTCCTCAGCCGACCCCGATGAGGTGATGCCCCCGCCATCGGAGCACAAGTCGTTGACGGCGGCGGAAGTAGACATCCTGCGCCGCTGGATCGCCGCCGGGGCGTCATACGAGCCGCACTGGTCGTTCATACCGCCGATCCGTCCCGCTTCTCCGGCGGTGCGTCACGCCGGCTGGGTCCGCAACCCGGTCGATCAGTTCATCCTTGCGCGCCTGGAGCGCGAGGGGCTCTCGCCGTCGCCCGAAGCGGATCGTCGCACGCTCATCCGGCGGCTGTCGCTCGACCTGACGGGCCTGCCTCCGACAGTTGAGGAGATCGAGGCGTATCTCGCCGACACACAGCCGGGCGCGGATGAGCGGCTGATCGACCGCCTGCTCGCCTCCACGCGCCATGCCGAACACATGGCCCGCATCTGGCTTGATGCCGCGCGCTTCGGCGACACGCACGGTCTGCACCTGGACAACTATCGCTCGATGTGGCGCTGGCGTGACTGGGTCATCGACGCGTACCGGCGCAACATGCCATTCAACCAGTTCACCATCGAGCAGCTGGCGGGCGACCTGCTGCCGGAGCCGACGCTGGAGCAGCGCATCGCCAGCGGCTTCCATCGCAACAACGTCACCACCAGCGAGGGCGGGGCGATCGACGCCGAGTACCTGGTGAAGTACGCCGTCGATCGGGCCGAAACGACAGGCACCGTGTGGCTGGGTCTGACGGTGGGCTGCGCCGCGTGTCACGATCACAAGTTCGACCCGATCACGCAGCGCGAGTTCTACCAGTTCTTCGCGTTCTTCAACAACGTGGCCGAGAACGCGATGGACGGCAACCGCCACGATCCGCCGCCCGTCATGCGGGCGCCGACGGCTGAGCAGGCCCGCGAACTGGACGTGCTGCGAGACGCTGTCCGCGCCATCGAGGAACGCATCGACGCGGCTGACCCCGCGATTGACGCGGCCCAGGAGGCGTGGGAGAGCCGGTGGCGAACCACTCTTGGTTCGACGTGGCAAGTTCTGTCGGACATCTCGGTCGAATCCACGGGCGGAACCGCGTTCACGCGGCTGGAGGATGGCTCATACCTTGCGAGCGGCGTCAATCCCGATCGGGATACCTACGAGATCGTCGCGCGCATTCCTGAAGGGTTGACCCACGCGCTGCGGCTGGAGGCGCTCACGCACGAGTCGCTGCCGCACAACGGCCCGGGTCGGGCGGACAACGCCAATTTCGTGCTCAGCGAAGTCGAAGTGACGGCCGTCAGCACCGCCGATCCGGCACGATCGAAGCCCGTCGAGTTCGTGATGGCGGCGGCCGATCATTCCCAGACGAGCGGCGAGTTCCTCGTCCGCAAGGCGATCGACGGCGTGACGGACGCCGCCAACGGGTGGGCCGTCGAGGGATACGCACGTCGTGAGCCGCGCGTGGCGCTGTTCATTCCGAGCGAGCCAATCGGGTTCGAGAACGGCACGGAGCTGCGCATCCGGCTGCGGCACGAAACGCAGTTCAAGGGGCACGGCATCGGGCGGTTCCGCCTGTCGGTCGCCGCCAGCGACGAGGTGCGAACTGCGCTCGCGCCGTCCGTCGCCGGGCCGTGGCACATGGTCGGGCCGTTCGCCGCGGAGGCGGGAGTTGATCCGTTCCTGGCGGACTTCGCGCCGGAGAAGTCCCCGGGCCAGTTTGACGAGGCGCAGGTGTTTGAGGGCGGCCGGGCATGGCGGCCGAGGCCGGAGTTCATCGACGGCAAGGTTCACATGCTCTCTGGCGAACAGTGCGCCACGTACCTGGCGCGGGAGATTCACTGCGATACGGCGCGGCGGGTAGCGGTCTCACTGGGGAGCGACGACTCGATCCGCGTGTGGGTGAACGGCCGCGCGGCGCATGACCAGCCCGCGAAGCGGCCCGTAGGGCCGGATCAGGATCGCATCACGATCGACCTCTCACCCGGTCGCAATGTCATTCTTCTCAAGGTCGTCAACTATTCGGGCGGCTACGGGTTCTTCTGGTCGCCGGGGGAGCATGATCACGCCCACGCGGTGGCGGCCGTGCTGCGGCTGCTGGAACGCGACCCCGCCACGCTGGCGACGGATGAGCGTGAGTCGATCCGCCGCTTCTTCCGACGCAATCACTCGCCGGCGATCCGTGGGTTGTACGACGACCTGGCGGCCGCCGAGGCGCGTATGGCGTCATATGAGCAGTCGCTGCCCGTTACGCTGGTGATGCAGGAGCAGATGACGCCGCGCCCGACGCACGTGCTGCACCGGGGCGAGTATGACAAGCCGCTGGATCGGGTGATGCCGGGCATCCCCGCCGCCCTGGGGGCGATCGAGTCCGATGGCGCGGCCTCCTCGCGTCTCGACCTGGCCCGTTGGCTGGCGGATCGCAACAACCCGCTCACCGCCCGCGTGGTCGTCAACCGTCTCTGGCAGCAGATGTTCGGCATCGGGCTGGTGAGCACGGCGGAGGACTTCGGTCTTCAGGGCGAGTGGCCCTCGCATCCCGACCTGCTCGACTGGCTGGCGGTGGAGTTCGTCGAAAGCGGTTGGGACGTGCGGCACATGCTGCGCCTGATGGCGTTGTCGGCGACGTATCGGCAGAGTTCGCGTGTCGCGCTCGACCTGCTCGGGCGCGACCCGGCCAACCGGCTGCTGGCGCGAGGCGGACGCTTCCGGCTGGACGCGGAGGTGATCCGTGACCAGGCGCTGTTCATCAGCGGGTTGCTGGTGGAGAAAGTCGGCGGGCCGAGCGTGAAGCCCTATCAGCCCCCCGGCATCTGGGAGGCGGTGTCGTACCCGTCAAGCGACACGGCCCGGTACCGGCGGGACTCGGGCGAGTCGCTCTATCGGCGCAGCATGTACACGTTCTGGAAGCGCACTGCGCCGCCCGCCAACCTGACCACGTTCGACGCCCCCTCGCGCGAAACCTGCACGGTGCAGCGCGTCCGCACCAACACGCCCCTGCAGCAGTTGGTGCTGATGAACGATCCGCAGTTCGTCGAGGCGGCCCGCGGTCTGGCCCAGCGAGCGCTGTTGCGGTCCGGTGCACTGTCCGACGTGGATCGACTGGCATGGGTGTTTGAAGCCGCCACCAGCCGAACACCGGCGACGGATGAACTGGACGTGCTTCTGCGCCTGCTGGCGACTCAGCGGGAGCGTTTCTCCAATGACGCCGACGCCGCGGCTCGATTCATCGGAGTGGGCGAGTCGAAGCCCGACCCGTCACTGGCCCCGGCGGAACTGGCGGCGTGGACCACCGTGACGGGCACGATTCTCATGCTGGATGAAGTGATCACCAGGAACTGACGCATGGACCCGCGACTGGAACAGTGGATGCTCTGCAATCGACGCCAGTTCTTCGGGCGATGCGCCTGCGGCATCGGCACGGCGGCGCTGGCGTCGCTGCTCAACCCGGCGGCGCTCGCGGGAGCCGCGGCGGACGCACAGCGCCGCGGTGGGGGCGGCGCGCTGGGCGCGCCGCACTTCGCGCCCAGGGCCAAGCGCGTGATCTATCTGTTCCAGAACGGCGCGCCATCGCAGCTGGATCTCTTCGACTACAAGCCGGGCATGACGGACTGG includes the following:
- a CDS encoding DUF1553 domain-containing protein; the encoded protein is MPEVQPQGSARAVTGRARASVVAALVVTVGATVGESRVSPDPIVIDFTRDIRPILSNNCFKCHGPDEATRQAGLRLDTRDGAVAALRSGAFAVTPGDPASSELLARVLHVDDGRRMPPPETGRALSGGEIDLLRRWIEQGAEYQPHWAFVPPVRAEPPAVRQHDWPTNFIDHFVLSRLEREGLAPSPPSDRATLLRRLSLDLIGLPPTPEEVAAFERDERPDAYERVVDRLLASPHYGERWARVWLDQARYADTKGYEADRRRTIWPWRDWVIDALNADMPFDQFTLEQLAGDLLPDPSPSQLVATAFHRNTMNNDEGGTDDEEFRVAAVVDRVNTTMQTWMGLTMGCAQCHTHKYDPITQREYYQFYAAFNQTTDADQPDESPTMAVITRDLARRLGAIDAELAEARSQLEAETPEIRAERERWIAAHAGRAVEWVTLTPEWIMSTHGAELTKLDDGSVLVHGASVPSDEYVISTSTSLRGMTALRLEVLPDDRLPGPGPGRTAHGNFVLTELLASAWPSGATHRAPRARFVRIDLPGSGRILSLAEVQVFSGLDNIAPSGRADQSSVDFEGDPSRAIDGVVSGRYEDNSVTHTRTETDPWWSLDLGEARRIEHLVIWNRTDGALHERLRGAHVTLLDDNGAEVWRAEITRPTRERLILDTAGDRLLRFSAAQATFSQSEWGVERAIDGDLRPGNASRGWAVGPRFGAPHHAVFTLADDLGFEPGVHLSFRLVQRYGTQHTIGRFRLSATSAPREMLSLPPEVASALLVSDLDRPLEQQRVLNEYFRTISTELAPLRERVARLEREREQLARSAPVIPVMRELEPERRRVTHIQRRGNHRDPGEVVEPDVPAAFHPWPEGAPRDRRGIAAWLTSRENPLTARVAVNRSWEQLFGMGLVETVEDFGVQGALPTHPELLDALAVEFMNTGWSMKQLCRLIVTSATYRQSSAITSGHLTVDPQNRLLSRGPRFRLEAEMIRDQALAVSGLLNASIGGPPVFPPQPEGVWSIVYSDDRWVTTDADRHRRGLYTFWRRTSPYPSMMTFDAGSRESCLPRRLRTNTPLQAFVTLNDPVYVEAAQALARRMMREGGADGSDRVRRGMQLCLLRDPTGQETTTLLRLYEEARADLAGRPEDADRLAGALPRDGLDVIDLAAWTTVANVLLNLDEFLTKN
- a CDS encoding DUF1501 domain-containing protein, which produces MLDPRLEHYRLLTRRHFLGRCSLGVGGLALASLLGEALGGSASANALAGDGPLDPKSPLFVPRARRVIYMHMAGSPPQQDLFDFKPRLTELNGQPCPASLLETERFAFIKGHPKILASPYKFQRHGSSGAWVSELLPHFSQVVDDVLFIRSMHTSEFNHAPAQLFLYSGAPRPGRPSMGSWAVYGLGTENQNLPGFVVLVSGGNNPDAGKSVWGSGFLPSVYQGVQCRSSGDPVLYVSDPPGMSRDLRRRGLDALREMNELEHIRSGDPETLTRIEQYELAFRMQMAVPEVMNIADEPKHVLDAYGAQPGASGGASFANNCLLARRLIEQGVRFVQLFDWGWDTHGTGRSDDIIHQLPLKCRQVDQPMTALLRDLKQRGLLDDTLVVWSGEFGRTAMNEERNGSTFLGRDHHPHCFTIWMAGGGVRAGHVHGETDEFGYRIVKAPVHVHDLQATILHLLGLDHERLVYRYQGRDFRLTDVHGRVVHDLLA
- a CDS encoding DUF1553 domain-containing protein, coding for MGTPRRAMTSFGLTALALSAGAIGLSSFGSAALSTRYAAPGASFPAPSNEGARGSEIPSYNRQVRPILSDKCFKCHGPDSAARQGGLRLDSFDGATALREGWAAIMPGDPDASELIRRVSSADPDEVMPPPSEHKSLTAAEVDILRRWIAAGASYEPHWSFIPPIRPASPAVRHAGWVRNPVDQFILARLEREGLSPSPEADRRTLIRRLSLDLTGLPPTVEEIEAYLADTQPGADERLIDRLLASTRHAEHMARIWLDAARFGDTHGLHLDNYRSMWRWRDWVIDAYRRNMPFNQFTIEQLAGDLLPEPTLEQRIASGFHRNNVTTSEGGAIDAEYLVKYAVDRAETTGTVWLGLTVGCAACHDHKFDPITQREFYQFFAFFNNVAENAMDGNRHDPPPVMRAPTAEQARELDVLRDAVRAIEERIDAADPAIDAAQEAWESRWRTTLGSTWQVLSDISVESTGGTAFTRLEDGSYLASGVNPDRDTYEIVARIPEGLTHALRLEALTHESLPHNGPGRADNANFVLSEVEVTAVSTADPARSKPVEFVMAAADHSQTSGEFLVRKAIDGVTDAANGWAVEGYARREPRVALFIPSEPIGFENGTELRIRLRHETQFKGHGIGRFRLSVAASDEVRTALAPSVAGPWHMVGPFAAEAGVDPFLADFAPEKSPGQFDEAQVFEGGRAWRPRPEFIDGKVHMLSGEQCATYLAREIHCDTARRVAVSLGSDDSIRVWVNGRAAHDQPAKRPVGPDQDRITIDLSPGRNVILLKVVNYSGGYGFFWSPGEHDHAHAVAAVLRLLERDPATLATDERESIRRFFRRNHSPAIRGLYDDLAAAEARMASYEQSLPVTLVMQEQMTPRPTHVLHRGEYDKPLDRVMPGIPAALGAIESDGAASSRLDLARWLADRNNPLTARVVVNRLWQQMFGIGLVSTAEDFGLQGEWPSHPDLLDWLAVEFVESGWDVRHMLRLMALSATYRQSSRVALDLLGRDPANRLLARGGRFRLDAEVIRDQALFISGLLVEKVGGPSVKPYQPPGIWEAVSYPSSDTARYRRDSGESLYRRSMYTFWKRTAPPANLTTFDAPSRETCTVQRVRTNTPLQQLVLMNDPQFVEAARGLAQRALLRSGALSDVDRLAWVFEAATSRTPATDELDVLLRLLATQRERFSNDADAAARFIGVGESKPDPSLAPAELAAWTTVTGTILMLDEVITRN
- a CDS encoding Re/Si-specific NAD(P)(+) transhydrogenase subunit alpha → MKIGIPKEVAPGERRAAATPQTVVRLVKMGFEVVVEQGAGKAADFSDAAYAEAGATIESDPRKVWGEPDIILKVRAPEANPATGMFEADLIREGGILICFLWPAQNKPLLALLGSRKVTALAMDCVPRITRAQKMDALSAMANLAGYRAVIEAANAFPSFFAGQITAAGRINPAKVLVIGAGVAGLAAIGAARGLGAVVRAFDVRREVKEQIQSMGAEFLELQFEEEGSGEGGYAKVMSDAFIEAEMALFAQQAMDVDIIITTALIPGKEAPKLITAGMVESMKEGSVIVDLAAEQGGNCALTTPGEKTVHSGVTIIGYTDLPSRMASTASQLYGTTLVNLLEEMGGGTNFHIDLEDEVVRGATVLHQGRLTWPPPKPKPAEQPVVHERPPSVDVKPKELAARGAAATTRRSGGLAWTLLAGLGLIAAGLVGDSSFLNHFTVFILACIVGWQVVWNVTPALHTPLMSVTNAISGIILIGGMLQVSGAPLSAPTVLGAVAVFIAAINIAGGFLVTSRMLAMFRR